From the Solanum lycopersicum chromosome 10, SLM_r2.1 genome, one window contains:
- the LOC101252533 gene encoding NADPH HC-toxin reductase 1-like yields the protein MEEKSTCKVCVTGGAGYIGSSLVQKLLDKGYIVHATLRNLEDESKVGLLKSLSGADKRLKLFKADIYKAEEFEEAIQGCEFVFHVATPLLHSQGSQYKDRTEATVDGVKKIGMICLKSGTVKRLIYTASIVAASPLKEDAITYKELIDETCWTPLNFSNPYTKQWLWVETLTYLISQQVVLCSCQC from the exons ATGGAGGAGAAAAGCACTTGCAAGGTTTGTGTTACAGGAGGTGCAGGGTACATAGGTTCTTCTCTTGTACAAAAGCTTTTGGATAAAGGTTACATTGTTCATGCTACCCTAAGAAACTTGG AAGATGAGTCAAAGGTGGGGTTATTGAAGAGCTTAAGTGGGGCAGATAAAAGATTAAAGTTATTTAAAGCTGACATTTATAAAGCAGAGGAATTTGAGGAGGCTATTCAAGGCTGTGAATTTGTTTTTCATGTTGCCACCCCTTTGTTGCATTCTCAAGGATCTCAG TACAAAGATAGAACAGAGGCAACAGTTGATGGAGTGAAGAAAATTGGAATGATTTGCCTTAAAAGTGGGACAGTGAAGAGACTTATTTATACTGCCTCTATTGTAGCTGCCTCACCATTGAAGGAAGATGCAATTACTTACAaagaattaatagatgaaacaTGTTGGACACCTCTTAATTTCTCAAATCCTTACACTAAACAATGGCTTTGG GTGGAAACACTTACTTACCTTATATCCCAACAAGTGGTGCTATGTTCTTGTCAATGTTAA